DNA sequence from the Pseudochaenichthys georgianus chromosome 8, fPseGeo1.2, whole genome shotgun sequence genome:
AAGTCAGGCATTGAGAACGTATTTACTCAACCAGAAATTGTTTTATGAATGTCAACAAATTACATTTGTGGTATTGAATTGTATTCATCTCAACCATTCAAAACAGATTATTATAACCAATGTCTATGAATgcacatataaatatatttacaagaGCACACCTTATCACACTGTCCATCACCAATCATCCTATTTTTAATCACAAACTGGTTTGCTGCATCACCTCTCCAGTGTTGTGAGGATTCCTTCTGCAAGTGTTCCTCTTGCCCAATGCAACGAGAGGACCGCGGGACAGACTGCCCTCTACAGGACATCCCCTCCTGTCCAACTCCTCTGCACTGAGCAGTGGCACAGGAACCCACGTGGTCACATTGAACAGAGCGTAGTCTACCTTGTAGTTCTTCTTGCCCAGTTTCAGCATGTCCTGGAAGCGCTGGCCCCAGCGGATGTCTGCTGGTGTGTAGGAGGTTCGAGACTGGTGGAGTATCCCCGTAGAGTCACCGTTGTAGGTGAAAGACACCACCAGCTCAAAGTCTTCCCCCAGCAGGTCGTCAGGGCCCATGCTGTAGAGGGGACTGCCAGGCTCCAGCTTGTGGACAATGGTGGCTGGAGTGGCGAGGACAATGTCTCGATCCTGGATGTGCACGTCCTGGTATGACATCACAACAGACCCCCCTGGCTGTATCATATAGCGGACTAACATGGCCTTGGCGACACCCCCCAGGATGTGATTTCCCCTGAAGTCCCCAAGTCGCCATGACAGACACAGAACCCCGTCCCGCAGGTTGACCACCGCACAGCTGCTGAAACCAACCGTCTGAGCTCTCTTACGAGCGGAGGCCATTTTAGCAACAACAATACCAATGACGATGGTGTCCAGGAGGCAGCTGAATACATCTTGAACCGTCACCAAAATAATGGCCACCATACAGTTCTCAGTCATCCCCCTAAAGCCGTAGCCAATCGTCGCCTGGGTCTCCATTGAGAACATAAAGGCTCCAGTGAAGCCACGCACGTTTTCCACGCAGGGACTGTTGGATACATCGTCAATGTCACCGTGTACTTTCGCAATGAGCCAATAACAGAGACCAAAAAAAAGCCAAGATAAAATGTAAGACAGAGAGAAACCCAGGAGCGTCACCCTCCAGCGGATCTCCACAAGGG
Encoded proteins:
- the LOC117450745 gene encoding inward rectifier potassium channel 16-like, giving the protein MSTERSEQVIIDTNFTTIHTLGRKNEGRRLRYMQKDGRFPVVFQKAPGYWTPYLMDIFTTLVEIRWRVTLLGFSLSYILSWLFFGLCYWLIAKVHGDIDDVSNSPCVENVRGFTGAFMFSMETQATIGYGFRGMTENCMVAIILVTVQDVFSCLLDTIVIGIVVAKMASARKRAQTVGFSSCAVVNLRDGVLCLSWRLGDFRGNHILGGVAKAMLVRYMIQPGGSVVMSYQDVHIQDRDIVLATPATIVHKLEPGSPLYSMGPDDLLGEDFELVVSFTYNGDSTGILHQSRTSYTPADIRWGQRFQDMLKLGKKNYKVDYALFNVTTWVPVPLLSAEELDRRGCPVEGSLSRGPLVALGKRNTCRRNPHNTGEVMQQTSL